The Arachis hypogaea cultivar Tifrunner chromosome 14, arahy.Tifrunner.gnm2.J5K5, whole genome shotgun sequence genome has a segment encoding these proteins:
- the LOC112740701 gene encoding uncharacterized protein: protein MKLKIIRMISSLLLGFMLVITAQGNSSSVSNVSGQNSNQNKLEVMTGITTMHQKEPIIERSGIRKLWLGAKKKLTKHEEDMDSKNTHEENISGNVLYGLKSSFGSLGEQKKDQNKHVIMESKASRLFTKFVIPRRSGPTKTNRKCSQDCNDVSINERRRKSLKISEGTSHKKDESHHHQSLVEAEKEVANLIYKDYKGKPSHKPPINNNEPGN from the exons ATGAAGCTCAAAATAATCAGAATGATTTCAAGCCTTCTATTAGGGTTTATGCTAGTCATCACTGCCCAAGGGAACTCATCATCAGTTTCAAATGTTTCAG GTCAGAATAGTAACCAAAACAAGCTTGAGGTGATGACTGGAATTACAACCATGCATCAAAAg GAACCAATAATTGAAAGGAGTGGAATTAGGAAACTATGGCTTGGAGCAAAGAAGAAACTTACAAAACATGAAGAAGACATGGATTCCAAGAATACTCATGAAGAGAATATTTCAG GAAATGTGCTATATGGTTTGAAGTCCTCTTTCGGAAGCCTAGGAGAGCAAAAGAAAGATCag AATAAGCATGTGATAATGGAGTCAAAGGCATCAAGATTATTCACCAAATTTGTGATTCCAAGGAGAAGTGGTCCAACCAAAACAAACAGAAAATGTTCACAAGATTGCAATGATGTATCAATTaatgaaagaagaaggaagagcttAAAGATATCTGAAGGTACTTCTCATAAGAAAGATGAAAGCCATCATCACCAAAGTCTTGTTGAGGCAGAAAAAGAGGTAGCCAATCTCATCTATAAAGATTATAAAGGAAAACCAAGCCACAAGCCACCCATCAATAATAATGAGCCTGGAAATTGA
- the LOC112744655 gene encoding F-box/kelch-repeat protein At5g15710 isoform X1, with the protein MDCIEHSSEAGSGECSGQLVENGGFYGDGRCYKQASPPRCGGGSRNTSPIGRAGSRNTSPSRQKVVKTKPRGLDEETLATFGKAVHADVLMEDSIWAMLPEDLLHEILARVPPFLIFRLRSVCKRWNSLLQDSSFLKFHSSVPSHGPCLLTFWKNSQIPQCSVFSLPLKTWYRIPFTFLPQWAFWLVGSSGGLVCFSGHDGLTFKTLVCNPLTQAWRVLPSMHYNQQRQLIMVVDRMDRSFKVIATSDIYGDKSLPTEVYDSKADSWSVHQIMPAVNLCSSKMAYCDSRLYLETLSPLGLMMYRLDTGGWEHIPAKFPRSLLDGYLVAGTQKRLFLVGRIGLYSTLQSMRIWELDHAKITWVEINRMPPKYFRALLRLSAERFECFGQDNLICFTSWNQGKGLLFDVDKKIWSWIGGCALQSYNNQLVISFLNGIKSETPLWRY; encoded by the exons ATGGATTGTATTGAGCATTCTTCTGAAGCAGGTTCTGGTGAGTGTAGTGGTCAATTAGTAGAaaatggaggtttttatggagaTGGGAGATGCTATAAGCAAGCTTCCCCTCCAAGGTGTGGTGGTGGGTCAAGGAATACTAGTCCTATTGGTCGTGCCGGCTCAAGGAACACTAGCCCTTCGCGGCAGAAGGTTGTTAAGACGAAACCAAGGGGTTTAGATGAAGAAACACTTGCTACATTTGGTAAAGCAGTGCATGCTGATGTTCTGATGGAGGATAGTATTTGGGCAATGCTGCCTGAGGACTTATTGCACGAGATCTTAGCTAGGgttcccccatttctgattttcCGGCTTCGTTCAGTGTGTAAACGGTGGAATTCACTGCTTCAAGACAGTAGTTTTCTGAAATTCCATTCAAGTGTTCCATCCCACGGGCCTTGTCTTCTCACATTTTGGAAGAACTCACAGATCCCTCAATGTTCAGTCTTTAGCTTGCCCTTGAAAACTTGGTACCGAATACCTTTTACATTTTTGCCGCAGTGGGCGTTCTGGTTGGTTGGTTCTTCCGGTGGTCTCGTGTGCTTTTCAGGGCATGATGGGCTGACATTTAAAACTCTGGTTTGCAATCCCCTCACACAAGCTTGGAGAGTGTTGCCGAGCATGCATTACAATCAGCAAAGGCAACTGATAATGGTTGTTGATCGGATGGATCGATCATTTAAAGTTATAGCCACAAGTGATATATATGGTGACAAGTCACTGCCAACTGAAGTTTATGATTCGAAGGCAGACAGTTGGTCAGTTCATCAGATAATGCCTGCAGTTAATCTCTGCTCGTCAAAGATGGCCTATTGCGACTCCAGATTGTACTTGGAAACCCTTTCGCCACTTGGTTTGATGATGTATAGACTAGATACGGGAGGCTGGGAACATATTCCAGCTAAATTTCCACGATCGTTATTAGATGGATATTTGGTTGCCGGTACCCAGAAGCGTCTTTTTCTTGTCGGAAGGATCGGTCTTTATAGTACTCTACAGAGTATGAGAATTTGGGAATTGGATCATGCCAAAATTACATGGGTGGAGATCAACAGGATGCCCCCCAAGTATTTTCGTGCTTTGTTGAGACTATCAGCTGAGAGATTCGAATGTTTTGGCCAGGACAATTTAATCTGCTTCACATCTTGGAACCAAGGGAAGGGTCTTCTCTTTGATGTCGATAAAAAGATCTGGTCTTGGATCGGTGGGTGTGCTCTTCAGTCATATAACAATCAA CTCGTTATAAGCTTTTTGAATGGAATCAAAAGTGAAACACCTTTATGGAGATACTGA
- the LOC112744655 gene encoding F-box/kelch-repeat protein At5g15710 isoform X2 — MDCIEHSSEAGSGECSGQLVENGGFYGDGRCYKQASPPRCGGGSRNTSPIGRAGSRNTSPSRQKVVKTKPRGLDEETLATFGKAVHADVLMEDSIWAMLPEDLLHEILARVPPFLIFRLRSVCKRWNSLLQDSSFLKFHSSVPSHGPCLLTFWKNSQIPQCSVFSLPLKTWYRIPFTFLPQWAFWLVGSSGGLVCFSGHDGLTFKTLVCNPLTQAWRVLPSMHYNQQRQLIMVVDRMDRSFKVIATSDIYGDKSLPTEVYDSKADSWSVHQIMPAVNLCSSKMAYCDSRLYLETLSPLGLMMYRLDTGGWEHIPAKFPRSLLDGYLVAGTQKRLFLVGRIGLYSTLQSMRIWELDHAKITWVEINRMPPKYFRALLRLSAERFECFGQDNLICFTSWNQGKGLLFDVDKKIWSWIGGCALQSYNNQVCFYKPRFDASIY; from the coding sequence ATGGATTGTATTGAGCATTCTTCTGAAGCAGGTTCTGGTGAGTGTAGTGGTCAATTAGTAGAaaatggaggtttttatggagaTGGGAGATGCTATAAGCAAGCTTCCCCTCCAAGGTGTGGTGGTGGGTCAAGGAATACTAGTCCTATTGGTCGTGCCGGCTCAAGGAACACTAGCCCTTCGCGGCAGAAGGTTGTTAAGACGAAACCAAGGGGTTTAGATGAAGAAACACTTGCTACATTTGGTAAAGCAGTGCATGCTGATGTTCTGATGGAGGATAGTATTTGGGCAATGCTGCCTGAGGACTTATTGCACGAGATCTTAGCTAGGgttcccccatttctgattttcCGGCTTCGTTCAGTGTGTAAACGGTGGAATTCACTGCTTCAAGACAGTAGTTTTCTGAAATTCCATTCAAGTGTTCCATCCCACGGGCCTTGTCTTCTCACATTTTGGAAGAACTCACAGATCCCTCAATGTTCAGTCTTTAGCTTGCCCTTGAAAACTTGGTACCGAATACCTTTTACATTTTTGCCGCAGTGGGCGTTCTGGTTGGTTGGTTCTTCCGGTGGTCTCGTGTGCTTTTCAGGGCATGATGGGCTGACATTTAAAACTCTGGTTTGCAATCCCCTCACACAAGCTTGGAGAGTGTTGCCGAGCATGCATTACAATCAGCAAAGGCAACTGATAATGGTTGTTGATCGGATGGATCGATCATTTAAAGTTATAGCCACAAGTGATATATATGGTGACAAGTCACTGCCAACTGAAGTTTATGATTCGAAGGCAGACAGTTGGTCAGTTCATCAGATAATGCCTGCAGTTAATCTCTGCTCGTCAAAGATGGCCTATTGCGACTCCAGATTGTACTTGGAAACCCTTTCGCCACTTGGTTTGATGATGTATAGACTAGATACGGGAGGCTGGGAACATATTCCAGCTAAATTTCCACGATCGTTATTAGATGGATATTTGGTTGCCGGTACCCAGAAGCGTCTTTTTCTTGTCGGAAGGATCGGTCTTTATAGTACTCTACAGAGTATGAGAATTTGGGAATTGGATCATGCCAAAATTACATGGGTGGAGATCAACAGGATGCCCCCCAAGTATTTTCGTGCTTTGTTGAGACTATCAGCTGAGAGATTCGAATGTTTTGGCCAGGACAATTTAATCTGCTTCACATCTTGGAACCAAGGGAAGGGTCTTCTCTTTGATGTCGATAAAAAGATCTGGTCTTGGATCGGTGGGTGTGCTCTTCAGTCATATAACAATCAAGTATGTTTCTACAAGCCAAGGTTTGATGCGTCGATATACTAA